AGAGGTGACCAAGAATATTGCTTTTTATCCAGTTTCTATAAATGATCAAACGCAGCGCTTTTTTTCAACTTCACAAAATGTACAAAAAAGAAATGAAGAAAAGGTATTATTACAACATGTTCCATTCATTAGACAAGCGCCAGAATTGGATAGAGGGTGTGAAGTAACAAGTTTAGCGATGATGTTACAGTATGCGGGTGTTACAGTTGATAAAATGACACTTGCAGAAGAAATACCTAAAATTCCGTTTTTACATAACGGTTTGCGTGGTAATCCGAATGAAGGATTTGTAGGGAACATTTATACATTTTCTGAGCCCGGGTATGGGGTATATCATAAGCCGCTTTTTCAGCTAGCAACTAAATATTTACCGAATCAAGTTGTTGATTTAACAGGTAAAAATATAGAGGGAATTTATGAAAGAATACGAGCTGGTAATCCTGTTGTGATGATTACAAATGCAACATACGCTCCATTAGATACGGATGAATTTCGTATATGGAAAACAAAGACAGGAAATGTTTCAATTACATACAATGAACATTGTGTTCTTCTCATTGGCTATGATAAGGAATCGGTATACATTCATGACCCGCTTAGCAACCAACCGAGCATACGCGTATCACGAAAAAACTTTGAACAGGCATGGGTTCAAATGGGAAGCCAAGCGA
The window above is part of the Bacillus cytotoxicus NVH 391-98 genome. Proteins encoded here:
- a CDS encoding C39 family peptidase; translated protein: MIRNWKKCICLIGVGISSSSMYINKNDILPITDHKEVTKNIAFYPVSINDQTQRFFSTSQNVQKRNEEKVLLQHVPFIRQAPELDRGCEVTSLAMMLQYAGVTVDKMTLAEEIPKIPFLHNGLRGNPNEGFVGNIYTFSEPGYGVYHKPLFQLATKYLPNQVVDLTGKNIEGIYERIRAGNPVVMITNATYAPLDTDEFRIWKTKTGNVSITYNEHCVLLIGYDKESVYIHDPLSNQPSIRVSRKNFEQAWVQMGSQAISMNEKRYERETT